Genomic window (Micropterus dolomieu isolate WLL.071019.BEF.003 ecotype Adirondacks unplaced genomic scaffold, ASM2129224v1 contig_14176, whole genome shotgun sequence):
AGAGCTGAAGCTAagctttctttagagtggtTGGACTGCGGTGTGGGATGAGAGGAGAGATATGTGGAAGGCAACTTGTGCAGCCATGTACTGTGGAAATGTGAGTTAAACAAGGTCGATGAAGAGATCGGCACATTGGTGTGGTGTCAGACAGAGGGAATCATGACTCGCCAAGTTTCCATCAACACTCCTTTTCAGTTGTGGTAAGTGCATCATGACAAtgcaaaacattacattatgttATTTCACTGTCATTTTCAAATAGTTTCTGGATGGTGAGAAAATCTAAATCTTCTTTTCCCAAAAGGTGGAGGAATTCTTCAGATGTTTCAttgttgtagttggttgaggtggagcgcattttgaacattttgaatcGGACAGcagcaaattattattttcattatggattaatctgctgcttctattgattgattgtttgcAGTTGTGATATAAGTTTGtgtagatgcttggtgtttgatgtgtgtttggtgtggtcGGCTTGAGATGCTAGTTGAGCCTCCTAGTACACAGAGGTGTCTGGTATGCATAGGGTGAGAAGATAATTTGATCGTCCAtgatttctcatttgcattttgagGCGAAAATCGATCGTCTGGGCTTACGTAAATTCACAGAGTTTCTAGCCTTCTGCAAAACAGTCTGAAGACTTCAGCAACACATCTCTTAATTCAACAAGCCTCTTAATTTGAGTATTTCTTGCCTTTATGTGCTACACTATTTAAATTGGACAAAATCTGAGAGGCAGTGATTCATTTCCTTGTTTTACGTCTTTGTTCTAAATCAAACAGCACAGAGACCAAAGGCCCAACTGAGCGCTGACAGGAGAACTAttccagcagggggcagtgtGACCCTGAGCTGCTCTGTGAACCTGTCATCTGGTTGGAAATACTTCTggtacagaggagagaaaacctCTGAACCCCTGAACACACAAGATGCTGTCTTCATCTCAGATGGACAAATCAGTGTCTCACAGGGAGGACTCTACTggtgcagaggaggaagaggagacccAGTTTACTACACAGAGGACAGTGATCCAGTCGGTAAAGAACAAAAAGGCTATTTTTCGATatgatgtgaaaaaacaaatgcagaatCAATACATTGTGTGTTTAGGTGTAATGATTAAGACTGAAGAATGATTAACACtaaaacattgtgtttaatgttaaacCTTTTCTAATTTTTGTGTTTGGGGCCTCTTGATCATGAGCCGTTACAAACAGGCCTGTTGTGACTCTGCAACCCAACTGGTCTGAAATATACAGAGGAGAGACGATCACTCTGAGATGTGAGATCAAGGACGGAAGAGACACTGAGTGGGAGTACGAATGGAAAACAACGAGCTCATACAAACCTTTAAAAGACAGTGAATACAGGATTAGATATGCTTACTCATCCCTGAGTGGAGACTACAGGTGTAAGGGCAGAATGAAAAGTGCACAGCAGTCTTCAACAGACTGGAGTGATCCTGTCAAATTAACAGTATCATACAGTGAGCACATCACATTTCTCTCAAAGTGAATATTATACAGTTCATTTAAAGGttgttacatgtttttatttgtaaaaatccCTCTCCAACAGATAGACCCCAGCCTGTCCTCACTGTGTCTCCATCCTGGCTGAGTCCTGGAGCCTCAGTAACTCTGAGCTGCAGAGTTAAAGATCCATCTGCAGGATGGAGGTTCTTCTGGTTTAAGGCTGTTCCCAAACTATCAGACTACTCCTACAGCCATGAGCTGCTACCTGGCAGCAGCAACGGGACTGAACAGGATTCCTACATCGTTcatggacagacacacacagcaggataTAAGTGCAGAGCTGGAAGAGGAGATCCAGTGTATTACACTTATTACAGTGAACCAAAGTTTGtctggtctgcaggtcagtttgtttctgtctgtgcttCTCTCAAGATGTTTTGTCTTCACCTCGGTTCATCCACTTTCTGTCTGTGACCAACATACAGTATCTTTAAAACTAACACTTATACTGACAAATAATTGGCTGTGTACATTCGTGCTCCCCCAACGGAAGAAATGTATTGATTGTGGTGACCTTGTGATCTTTCCTCTCTCACCAGCATCAAGACAAACTTTCTGCTTTCCACCTTACTGGGTGATTTTACATACTGGACTGGGACGATGTCCTTGTTTCCTTCTGACTTTattctgttttcctttttttaattaatctgatagcatgaaaaacacaagaaagagACATTTTGCTGaaactttatttctttattgcaatgagtacttttactttggatACTGAAGCTCATCTTACTGCTTATACTTTACTGACACAACAGGCAGGATGTGTAGTTAGAAGACACCTGGTTAGCGGTCAGGTAGGTGTGAGACAGACAAGAGTTAAATTTAGGAAATGACCAAAGTCAGCAGGTTAATGGACAAGTTGAACAAACAGAGACGACTTTAACAAATAAGAGGAAAACACTGACTGTGTATAGAGAGACAATGCAGCACGTTTCAGTTTGAAATACTCACCTCTGTATCTTTGAAAGATGGCAGGTGAAAGTAGGTAGTTTCCCACTTTACAGACAACAGCAGCTGTAGTCACTTGGTTgtttatcatttaaaataaactcaGATGTAGCAAGTTTTCAAGGTAGAAAccagtttcaccaaaacactgcaccttgttttaatgtttgcacTTATACTCAGCAATAAAGGAATATTTGCATTGTAGCATTTTAAATCTTAAGATCTCTGTTTGCTTTGACCCATTAttacatgttgtttttcagattttcatTCATCAGCATCTCTCACAGTGAGTCCTGACAGAGTGCAACACTTCACCTCTGACTCTGTCTCACTGAGCTGTGAGGGAAACTCTACTGAGTGGAGAGTGAGGAGGTTTACTGAGGACGACTACCCGTCATACTCATCATGTCGCTCCTACTGGGGCACAATGACTGGATCCACATGCAGCATAAACAGTAACCAGCAGAGTGATGCAGTGTACTGGTGTGAGTCTGGATCAGGAGAGTTCAgcaacacagtcaacatcactATACAGAGTATGGTTTCattatgttttctgtcttgtataaattatttttaacatcATATTATGTGTTTCAACATACTGAATATTAGATGTTGTGTACATTTACACTGAGGAGGATGATGTGCTGACATTCTGACAAGAGTTTGGCCCATTACGGCTTCATGGTATCTGAGTAATTAACCATGAACCAAAACCTTTTATCTATTTACTGTAgatttaacatattttataataCTTGAATTTTAATGTGAGTTTTTAATCATTAGTAAATAACATCAACATTTAACACCTTTGtacataaaaaagttaaaataagaaaatctcctattttgttacattttgttgtCTTTAATCATTCACTTAAAATGCTCAAGATTTATgtcattgatttgtttttttattttaagattattacacaacaaatattattaaatcagGTAGAAAATCTGACGTCCTCTGCACTGCAGTATAATTCAGTCATGTGCTGATCAAACAGGTAATgccaaataatttaaattaaagaaactGACTGCACACCAGAAACTTCTGCTCTGGACCAACTTCAAACATctttggtttttatttaaaaactgcaaACAATATTTCCTGACCGTGTCAATATTTCACCGCTGAGATTTTTAGTGTGTGTTGCCCTTAAAACTAAAAATTTTAACCTTCTCACTGGTATTATTGATTCAGTTTCATCCACTTTCTGTTTCATATGTACCCATTAACAAAGCCATAGACTTGACTTATCATCGACTGCAGTCAAACCACAAGTGTTTCCCTGAGGTTTAAACCATTTTGTAAACCACTCCCTAAAATCTATACTGGCCACCAAATCTAATTGTTTTCAGTAACATAGTaagtatttaataaaacagtgaTTTTAACC
Coding sequences:
- the LOC123966761 gene encoding high affinity immunoglobulin gamma Fc receptor I-like; this encodes QRPKAQLSADRRTIPAGGSVTLSCSVNLSSGWKYFWYRGEKTSEPLNTQDAVFISDGQISVSQGGLYWCRGGRGDPVYYTEDSDPVAVTNRPVVTLQPNWSEIYRGETITLRCEIKDGRDTEWEYEWKTTSSYKPLKDSEYRIRYAYSSLSGDYRCKGRMKSAQQSSTDWSDPVKLTVSYNRPQPVLTVSPSWLSPGASVTLSCRVKDPSAGWRFFWFKAVPKLSDYSYSHELLPGSSNGTEQDSYIVHGQTHTAGYKCRAGRGDPVYYTYYSEPKFVWSADFHSSASLTVSPDRVQHFTSDSVSLSCEGNSTEWRVRRFTEDDYPSYSSCRSYWGTMTGSTCSINSNQQSDAVYWCESGSGEFSNTVNITIQSMVSLCFLSCINYF